One Mercurialis annua linkage group LG3, ddMerAnnu1.2, whole genome shotgun sequence DNA window includes the following coding sequences:
- the LOC126674085 gene encoding ethylene-responsive transcription factor ERF027-like, translating into MASPNTTPPQEYQPPPPPNIQIPNYPLVEEPSPRSTSPYPSRGAARSPSQTGRHPEYRGIRCRSGKWVSEIREPRKTTRIWLGTYTTPEMAAAAYDVAALALKGPGTALNFPDSLFSYPIPASTAASDIRAAAASAAAARQLRQESGSNPDRGQNELQAVENAVPEDHFIDEEDILNMPNLLVDMAEGMMMTPPRINAPSSDYSPENSDADGRLWSYQ; encoded by the coding sequence ATGGCCAGTCCAAATACGACCCCGCCCCAAGAATaccaaccaccaccaccaccaaatATTCAAATACCAAACTACCCACTTGTTGAGGAACCATCTCCACGCTCCACGTCACCGTATCCATCTCGTGGAGCGGCCCGATCACCAAGTCAGACAGGAAGGCACCCAGAGTATAGAGGGATACGCTGCCGGAGCGGGAAATGGGTGTCAGAGATCCGTGAGCCACGCAAAACAACGCGAATATGGTTAGGTACGTACACTACACCTGAAATGGCAGCCGCTGCATACGACGTCGCGGCGCTTGCTCTGAAAGGCCCCGGCACCGCTCTTAACTTTCCAGACTCTCTTTTTTCATACCCAATACCGGCATCCACTGCTGCTTCTGATATAAGAGCTGCTGCTGCTAGTGCAGCTGCTGCCAGACAGCTCAGGCAAGAAAGCGGGTCAAATCCGGACAGGGGTCAAAATGAACTGCAAGCTGTTGAGAATGCAGTTCCGGAAGATCATTTTATTGATGAAGAAGATATTTTAAACATGCCGAATTTGCTAGTGGATATGGCGGAAGGAATGATGATGACTCCACCCAGAATAAATGCGCCATCGTCTGATTATTCGCCTGAGAATTCTGATGCAGATGGACGTCTATGGTCTTATCAGTGa